The following are from one region of the Nicotiana tabacum cultivar K326 chromosome 3, ASM71507v2, whole genome shotgun sequence genome:
- the LOC142175878 gene encoding uncharacterized protein LOC142175878, which produces MATSYFETQKKLTPKQARWQDFLAEFDYVLEYKLGKVYVVADALNWIGELTTITSASWDIREAIKQGMQHDLAAKQLIELANQGKMRCFWVEDGLLLTTGWWVYMPKFGDIKRQIIRESYDTLWAGHPGQHRTRALVE; this is translated from the coding sequence ATGGCTACTAGCTACTTTGAGACGCAAAAGAAGCTCACACCAaaacaggctaggtggcaggatttCTTGGCCGAGTTTGATTATGTGCTGGAGTACAAGCTGGGAAAAGTTTACgttgtagccgatgccttgaaCTGGATAGGCGAGCTTACTACCATCACTTCAGCAAGTTGGGACATTCGCGAGGCTATAAAACAAGGCATGCAACATGATCTAGCAGCCAAACAACTTATCGAGTTAGCCAACCAGGGCAAAATGAGAtgtttttgggtagaagatggCCTATTGCTTACCACGGGTTGGTGGGTCTACATGCCTAAGTTTGGAGACATTAAACGACAAATCATAAGGGAGAGTTATGACACATTATGGGCTGGTCATCCAGGCCAACATCGCACCAGGGCCTTGGTTGAGTAA